The window CGTGCAGCGTGCGAGAGAACTCGGGGTCGACGAGCACGATCGCCGCGTCCGCTCACTGCTCGTGTCCTCCATGATCGACTCGATCGTCGCCGATGCGCAGCCGGAGGAACCTTCGATGAGCGACGTCGAGGAATTCTTCGCCGAGAATGGCGGATACTTCGCACGCACGGGGCGGCTGCACGTGCGACCGCTTCGCTTCGCCAAACGAGACGGAGAAGAAGACGCGGACGTCCGTGCGCGCGCCACCGCCGCCGCAGAACGACTCCAGGCCGGCGACGACTCCGCGCAGGTCGAGACCGAGCTCGCGGATGCGTGGGTGGTCCCGGTTCCCAACGGCCTGCTCCCGGCAACGAAACTCCGGGAGTACCTCGGCCCCACGCCGACCAAGCGTGCGCTGACGCTCGACGTAGGCGGCGTGAGCGAGCCCGTGAAGGGCGGGCGCAGCTGGTACGTGCTTCGGATGATCGATCGCGATCCGGCCCGGACGCCTCCACTCGACGAGGTCGAACCCCAAGTCCGGGCCGAGATGCTCCGCCGGGCCGGCGACAATGCGCTGCGTTCCTACCTCGACCAGCTCCGCGCCACCGCGGACGTGCGCATCAAACCGGGAGTCACGGCACTGCCGGAGGCGCCATGAGGATCCGCTCGCGGCCAGCACTCCGGATCGCCTCGGTCCTCCTCGCGATCGCCGTCCTGCTGCCGGCACTGGCCGACGCGCACACGAAGAGCGCGTCCTACTCCCGCTTCCGGATGACGGACGGCGGCGCGCAGGTGCGGGTCCGGCTCCCCTTGTTGGAACTGACCCGCTTCCCCCCGGAACACGACTGGCCGAGCTACCTCACACAGCACCTACGGCTGTTTGCCGGCGATGAGATCTGCGCGCCGTCGAACGCCACACGCGTGGAGGCCACGGCACCCGGGTGGGCCGTGTTTCGGTGGGAGGCCACCTGTCCGAGTGAGGACTCCCGGCGAATCGAGAGCACGATTCTGGCCGACGTTCTCTCCTCGCACCTACACTTCGCGCGCGTGAGTGACCCGGAGGCCGGCGTCCTCGAGCGCGTGCTCGTGCCGGCCGCACCGACCTGGTCGCTCGCCCCCGGCGAGGAGGAATCCGTCGGCACGTCGTTCTCCGGCTACGTCGTTGTGGGAATCGAACACATCCTCGCCGGCTGGGATCACCTCGCGTTCGTCGCGGCGCTCCTCATTCTCTCGACATCTTTCCGCGAGGTCGCGACTCTCGTCACCTCGTTCACCATTGCCCACAGCATCACGCTCGCTCTGGCTGTGCTCGGCGTCGTGCGGCCGGAAGCCGCCGCCGTCGAGATCCTGATCGGCTTCTCTATCGCACTCGTCGCCGCCGAGAACGGCTGGCTGCTCGGCGGGAAGACACGTTCGATCCCGTACGCGGTAACCGGCGGCCTCCTGATCGCCGCCGTCCTCGCCATCGCGGGAAGCGGCGTGCTCTCGGC of the Candidatus Binatia bacterium genome contains:
- a CDS encoding peptidylprolyl isomerase, encoding MTETQDSLRARRLLAIGAAVGLLLAVAAIVRPGPRFDADVPPGTAAVIEGAVIEEEAFERAVGLLAADSKNPIGEAERTHVLNRMIEEELLVQRARELGVDEHDRRVRSLLVSSMIDSIVADAQPEEPSMSDVEEFFAENGGYFARTGRLHVRPLRFAKRDGEEDADVRARATAAAERLQAGDDSAQVETELADAWVVPVPNGLLPATKLREYLGPTPTKRALTLDVGGVSEPVKGGRSWYVLRMIDRDPARTPPLDEVEPQVRAEMLRRAGDNALRSYLDQLRATADVRIKPGVTALPEAP
- a CDS encoding HupE/UreJ family protein — encoded protein: MRIRSRPALRIASVLLAIAVLLPALADAHTKSASYSRFRMTDGGAQVRVRLPLLELTRFPPEHDWPSYLTQHLRLFAGDEICAPSNATRVEATAPGWAVFRWEATCPSEDSRRIESTILADVLSSHLHFARVSDPEAGVLERVLVPAAPTWSLAPGEEESVGTSFSGYVVVGIEHILAGWDHLAFVAALLILSTSFREVATLVTSFTIAHSITLALAVLGVVRPEAAAVEILIGFSIALVAAENGWLLGGKTRSIPYAVTGGLLIAAVLAIAGSGVLSALAWTGLAVFSACHFGLLQTSAGSGGLLRAIVAFAFGLVHGFGFAGILMEIELPTSRLVPALLGFNVGVELGQLAVVVLLWPALRALARLGDGRWYIRVAETGSAAILGLGLYWVVIRNWG